The genomic region ataaactataaacccttgAGACCTCTTCCCATAATAAACACATTGCATCAACTCATCATCCTTAGCTTACAaagatacatatatatatatggcgACCACCACCACATGCAACCCCACTTCTTATATATGTTTCCTCCTTCTATTGCTTCTCTTGCACTTTAATTTGGGTACGTCGTCTAGTAGTAATAGCTCATTATGTagttaattattttatttgttacgTTGATGAATTCTATGTATTTCTAAGAAGgcgaaaactcaggtgaagttgacttcacgtgaagttgatatctgagagtcattagatgaaaatttagtcaaattagtcaaattatctaatggctctcagatatcaactttacgtaaagtcgactgcacctgagtttccaccttctAAAAATAATGGTATATTAACGATTAaattttaatagtataaaaataaaatattaattaatatgaTAAAAAAGTGGTAAGACAAGATATTGTATGTAACTAATTGTTGCATGGATGAATAATATATATACACAGGGAAAAGCCAGCTTGAGGTGAATTATTATTCGAGTAGGTGCCCAAGAGCGGAAGACATAATAAAGGAACAAGTGACGGAGCTATATAAGAAGCACGGCAACACGGCGGTTTCGTGGCTGAGAAATCTGTTCCACGATTGCATGGTGAAGTCATGTGATGCGTCGTTACTGTTAGAGACGGTGGAGGAGGTGGTGTCGGAGCAGGCGTCGTCGAGAAGCTTTGGGATGAGGAACTTCAAGTACGTGAAGAGCATAAAAGAGACGGTGGAGAAATAATGCCCCATGACTGTTTCATGCGCTGACATCATTGCCCTTTCTGCCAGAGACGGCATCGTGCTGCTGGGAGGCCCAACAATTGAAATGAAGAGTGGCAGAAGGGATAGCCAACAGAGCTACGCCACGGAGGTGGAATCCTTCATTCCCAACCACAATGATTCCATGTCTTTAGTGCTCTCTCGTTTTCAACAAATTGGCGTTGACCTTGAAGCCACAGTCGCCCTCTTAGGTATATTTTATCCTTATCCTATACTTTctcttatggaaaagtatataTGGAACCATGCCTAACCATATAATATTTAAATGATTCATCAGGAGCGCACTCAGTGGGAAGAGTACACTGCACCAATATAGTGCAGAGGCTATACCCTCAAGTGGACGAAACATTGGACCCAGAACACGCACAGTACCTGAAACGTCGATGCCCAGATCCCAATCCAAACCCAAAGGATGTCCAATACTCCAGGAACGACCTCGTAACTCCTATGATAGTCGACAACAACTATTACAAAAACATCCTTAAACACAAGGGCCTCCTCACAGTTGACGAGGAACTTGCCACTGATCCCAGAACTTCCCCTTACGTCAAAAAGATGGCCGATGACAACGATTATTTCAACCAACAGTTCTCAAGGGCTATTCTCTTGCTCTCAGAAAATAATCCTCTCACTGGAGATCAAGGTGAAATCAGGAAGGATTGTCGCTACATCAACCGCAATGCCACCTAATTCACCTCACCTACTTGCTTTAACTTATTACCTACATATTTCCTCCATGTCAATAAATAAATCATCACCAAatattttctaaatctctttaaTTTGCTTATAAGTATTTCTTAGATCCATGTGTTCCGCAAGCTTAAATCAAAGTGTAATCATTCACCCTTCATGCACTCTTCAAGGAACGTTGTTAAGAAGGTTTCTACCCAATGTTGTCTAACTTGctgagttcttttttttttttttcctttggacATTAACTTGGTGTCCTTTAACAAATTAATCATCGATATGTTTTGGGGTCCATTTAAATTTTTTGGGTCATAAATCAAAAGGATGCATTAGCAAGGCTAGCAAATACAATTTGACAGTCCAAAAGCCCCAAATAGAAAGTCATATACATTTGGGCCTTCCCTATTAAACCTCGTTCACGTCATATTTGAACCCAGCCCTATGAAAGCTCAAAGTTCTGTTGAAAATGTTGGGTTTACGACCAANNNNNNNNNNNNNNNNNNNNNNNNNNNNNNNNNNNNN from Arachis ipaensis cultivar K30076 chromosome B02, Araip1.1, whole genome shotgun sequence harbors:
- the LOC107626501 gene encoding LOW QUALITY PROTEIN: peroxidase 21 (The sequence of the model RefSeq protein was modified relative to this genomic sequence to represent the inferred CDS: substituted 1 base at 1 genomic stop codon) encodes the protein MATTTTCNPTSYICFLLLLLLLHFNLGKSQLEVNYYSSRCPRAEDIIKEQVTELYKKHGNTAVSWLRNLFHDCMVKSCDASLLLETVEEVVSEQASSRSFGMRNFKYVKSIKETVEKXCPMTVSCADIIALSARDGIVLLGGPTIEMKSGRRDSQQSYATEVESFIPNHNDSMSLVLSRFQQIGVDLEATVALLGAHSVGRVHCTNIVQRLYPQVDETLDPEHAQYLKRRCPDPNPNPKDVQYSRNDLVTPMIVDNNYYKNILKHKGLLTVDEELATDPRTSPYVKKMADDNDYFNQQFSRAILLLSENNPLTGDQGEIRKDCRYINRNAT